From the genome of Adhaeribacter pallidiroseus:
CGCTCCCATTGGGCTGTTTTTCGCTAGTTTAAATATCGGGGCTTGCCTTATTATCAGGTAACTGCTTATATTTAACTATTAAATTAGTATGAAAGAAATACAAGATATTGTACGGGCTTATGATGTAGCCAGTCAGTTAAAAAAGCGGACGGCCCTAGCCACGGTGGTGCAGGTAGAAGGGTCGGCGTACCGGCGGCCTGGCGCCCGGATGCTGGTAACCGAAGACGGCGAATTAACCGGTGCTATTAGCGGCGGTTGCCTCGAAGGCGATGCGCTGCGCAAAGCCCGGTTGGTAATGGCCCAGCAAAAAGCCCTGCTGGTAACCTACGATACTACCGACGACGATGATTCCCGGTTAGGTGTAGGGCTAGGCTGCAATGGCATTATTCAGATTTTAATTGAGCCTATTGCGGACGAAAATCCCGATAATCCGATTGCTTTATTGCGTTCGGTGTTAAGCCAGCGGCAGCAAGGGGTAGTTGTTACGTTATTTTCGCTGCAAAACCGGATGGGCCTACAACCAGGTACCTGCTTGCTGCTCCCCGAAAAAGCGGCAGCGAGAGGCCACGTGCAACCAACGGCTTTGCAGGAGTTATTGGCCCAGGAAGCCATGCAAGTTTTAAAAAATCAAAAATCAGTTATTCGCAATTACCAGGTACAAGATAAAGTAATCAGCGCTTTTGTAGAATATCTGCGTCCACCGGTATCAGTAATTGTTTTGGGAGCCGGCAACGATATCCAGCCCTTGGTGCAAATGGCCAGTATTTTGGGTTGGTTGGTAACGGTAATAGACGGTCGCACCAACTACGCCGTAAAAAATCGATTTCCGTTGGCAGATAAAGTGCTGCTGGCAAAACCGCCGCAGGTTTTAGATTTAATCCCCGTGGATGGGCAAACTGTTTTCCTGCTCATGACGCACAATTACAACTTCGACATAGCTATGCTGCGCCAGTTAATTCCACTAGCGGTGCCTTACGTAGGGGTTTTAGGTCCTAAAAAAAAACTAACCCAAATGCTTACGGAGTTGCAGGACGAAGGCCTGCGATTTACACCCGACCAAATGCAAAAAGTATACGGACCGCTGGGCTTAGATATTGGCGCCGAAACTCCCGAAGAAATTGCCTTATCGGTATTATCCGAAATAAAAGCGGTATTAACGGGTAAACCGGGCACCGCCTTGCGAAATAAGCCGGAAGCTATTCACGACCGCACTATCATAGAAACGCCCATTCCGGTTACAGCTGCGCAACCCGTGCCGGATGCCGTTGCGTAAATTTAAAAAAATGACGAAAACCGGATTAGTTTTGCTGGCTGCGGGCGCTTCGGTACGCTTCGGTAGCCCCAAACAGAATTTAGAATTTCAGGGGCAAACCTTGCTGTACCACGCCGTACAGGCGGCGCGGCATTCGGGTTGTGCGCCCGTGGTAGTAGTGCTGGGCGCGAAGGCTGATGAACTACGTTCGCAGTTAAACTTTCCGGAGATTACCATTGTCGAAAACCCAGCGTGGGGGGAAGGCATGGGAGCCTCCGT
Proteins encoded in this window:
- a CDS encoding XdhC family protein; this encodes MKEIQDIVRAYDVASQLKKRTALATVVQVEGSAYRRPGARMLVTEDGELTGAISGGCLEGDALRKARLVMAQQKALLVTYDTTDDDDSRLGVGLGCNGIIQILIEPIADENPDNPIALLRSVLSQRQQGVVVTLFSLQNRMGLQPGTCLLLPEKAAARGHVQPTALQELLAQEAMQVLKNQKSVIRNYQVQDKVISAFVEYLRPPVSVIVLGAGNDIQPLVQMASILGWLVTVIDGRTNYAVKNRFPLADKVLLAKPPQVLDLIPVDGQTVFLLMTHNYNFDIAMLRQLIPLAVPYVGVLGPKKKLTQMLTELQDEGLRFTPDQMQKVYGPLGLDIGAETPEEIALSVLSEIKAVLTGKPGTALRNKPEAIHDRTIIETPIPVTAAQPVPDAVA